Proteins co-encoded in one Arachis stenosperma cultivar V10309 chromosome 7, arast.V10309.gnm1.PFL2, whole genome shotgun sequence genomic window:
- the LOC130942188 gene encoding elongation factor 1-beta-like — MAVTFSDLHTESGLKTLEEFLSGKTYVSGDQLTKDDIKVYGFVSEKPGSSFPSAAKWYDVVSSHLAASFPGKAQGVKFAGQGAPAEAAPAKAAVAADDDDDDLDLFGDETEEDKKAAEEREAAKKTTKKKESGKSSVLLDVKPWDDETDMKKLEEAVRSIQMEGLLWGASKLVPVGYGIKKLQIMMTIVDDLVSVDSLIEEHLTVEPCNEYIQSCDIVAFNKI, encoded by the exons ATGGCTGTTACCTTCTCAGATCTGCACACAGAGTCTGGTCTCAAAACCCTAGAGGAGTTCCTCTCTGGGAAGACCTATGTTTCTGG GGATCAATTGACAAAAGATGATATCAAAGTGTATGGTTTTGTTTCGGAGAAGCCAGGTAGCTCTTTTCCCAGTGCTGCCAAGTGGTACGATGTTGTCTCTTCCCATCTTGCTGCAAG CTTTCCTGGCAAAGCTCAAGGTGTGAAATTTGCTGGCCAAGGTGCTCCAGCTGAAGCTGCACCTGCCAAAGCG GCGGTGGCTGCTGATGATGATGACGACGATCTTGATCTCTTCGGTGATGAGACAGAGGAGGATAAGAAGGCAGCTGAGGAAAGGGAGGCTGCAAAGAAGACcacaaagaagaaagaaa GTGGAAAATCATCCGTTTTGCTTGATGTTAAGCCTTGGGATGACGAAACAGACATGAAAAAGCTGGAAGAGGCTGTTCGTAGCATTCAGATGGAGGGTCTACTCTGGGGAGCAT CCAAACTGGTTCCCGTTGGATACGGCATCAAGAAGCTACAGATCATGATGACGATTGTTGATGACCTTGTGTCTGTCGACTCCCTCATCGAGGAGCATCTCACTGTCGAGCCATGCAACGAGTATATCCAGAGCTGCGACATTGTTGCATTCAACAAAATTTAA